From Erwinia pyri, a single genomic window includes:
- the pmrB gene encoding two-component system sensor histidine kinase PmrB, giving the protein MNSMRRRLLIMLALILLSCQMMSAAWLWHESREQIGFLVNETLSAHSRNEHVEGEIREAIASLLLPSLVMVCFTLLLSFWAISWIVRPLKLLQNSLSERSADNLTPLPHFSDMDEIAAVTRALNQLLGRLDHTLQQERLFTADAAHELRTPLAGLRLHLELLGQQGVAQGPMLVERIDQLMHVIEQLLMLSRAGQALAGGHYQVVSWETVFKPLELEMNEMLAGRQQTLQVTGDLSLEVQGDAVLLRLMVRNLIENASRYSPEGSHITLMAQQEQDGSSFTVRDEGPGIDPTASQELTKAFRRMDQRFGGSGLGLNIVQRITQLHHGELRLTNRHDRQGLDASCWLPQRLN; this is encoded by the coding sequence TTGAACAGCATGCGTCGGCGATTGCTGATTATGCTGGCGCTGATCCTGCTCTCCTGCCAGATGATGAGTGCAGCCTGGCTGTGGCACGAAAGTCGTGAGCAGATCGGCTTTCTGGTCAACGAGACGCTCTCTGCCCATTCCCGCAATGAGCATGTTGAAGGTGAAATCAGGGAAGCGATCGCCTCCCTGTTATTGCCTTCGCTGGTCATGGTCTGCTTTACCCTGCTGCTCTCGTTCTGGGCGATAAGCTGGATTGTCCGGCCGTTGAAGTTGCTGCAAAACAGCCTCTCCGAGCGTTCTGCTGATAATCTCACTCCCCTTCCCCATTTCTCCGACATGGATGAAATAGCCGCCGTGACGCGGGCGCTGAATCAGCTTCTGGGCAGGCTGGATCATACGCTGCAGCAGGAGCGGCTTTTCACTGCCGATGCCGCCCATGAACTGCGTACACCGCTTGCAGGCCTGCGGCTGCACCTTGAACTGCTCGGACAACAGGGTGTGGCTCAGGGACCGATGCTGGTTGAGCGTATCGATCAGCTAATGCACGTCATTGAACAGCTGCTGATGCTCTCACGCGCGGGCCAGGCGCTGGCAGGTGGGCATTATCAGGTAGTGAGCTGGGAAACCGTTTTTAAGCCGCTTGAGCTGGAAATGAATGAGATGCTTGCCGGCCGTCAGCAGACGCTGCAGGTAACCGGCGATCTGTCGCTGGAGGTTCAGGGCGATGCCGTTTTACTGCGCCTGATGGTGCGTAATCTGATCGAAAACGCCTCTCGGTACAGTCCGGAAGGCAGCCATATCACCCTGATGGCCCAACAGGAACAGGACGGCAGCAGCTTTACCGTCAGAGATGAGGGGCCGGGCATCGATCCCACTGCCTCCCAGGAGTTGACCAAAGCCTTCAGAAGAATGGATCAGCGGTTTGGTGGCAGCGGGCTGGGCCTGAATATTGTTCAGCGTATTACCCAGCTTCATCATGGCGAGCTTCGCTTAACCAACCGCCACGATCGTCAGGGCCTGGACGCCAGCTGCTGGCTACCGCAGCGGCTTAATTAG
- the pmrA gene encoding two-component system response regulator PmrA translates to MKLLIVEDDALLLGGLVQALTSEGYAVDAATKAAEACALLQAGQYSLIVLDLGLPDRDGGELLRQWRKEHIDLPVLILTARDALEDRVEGLDAGADDYLVKPFALAELKARVRALIRRYQGRSDNLLQHGDLSLNLSSQQVWLDTQPVEITPKEFALLTRLLMRIDQTVHRETLQQDLYSWQDDNGSNTLEVHIHNLRRKLGKDRIKTVRGVGYRLENRA, encoded by the coding sequence ATGAAACTGCTGATTGTTGAAGATGATGCACTGCTGCTGGGCGGCCTGGTTCAGGCGCTCACCAGTGAAGGCTATGCCGTGGATGCTGCGACTAAAGCGGCAGAAGCCTGCGCGCTGCTGCAGGCTGGCCAGTACAGTCTGATAGTGCTCGATCTTGGCCTGCCGGATCGTGATGGAGGGGAGCTGCTGCGGCAGTGGCGCAAAGAGCATATTGACCTGCCGGTGTTGATTCTGACAGCCCGTGATGCGCTGGAAGACCGGGTTGAAGGTCTGGATGCGGGTGCCGATGACTATCTGGTCAAGCCGTTCGCCCTTGCGGAACTCAAGGCGAGAGTGCGCGCGCTGATCCGCCGTTATCAGGGACGCAGCGACAATCTTCTGCAGCATGGTGATTTGTCGCTGAACCTCTCATCACAGCAGGTCTGGCTCGACACGCAGCCGGTGGAAATCACGCCGAAGGAGTTTGCGCTGCTTACCCGCTTGCTGATGCGCATCGATCAAACCGTGCACCGTGAAACGCTGCAGCAGGATCTTTATAGCTGGCAGGACGATAACGGCTCCAATACGCTGGAGGTGCATATTCATAATCTTCGCCGCAAGTTAGGTAAGGACCGTATTAAAACGGTGCGCGGCGTGGGTTACCGGCTGGAAAACCGCGCTTGA
- the dacB gene encoding serine-type D-Ala-D-Ala carboxypeptidase, whose translation MRFSRIVTALACAFVLNAQAGSVEDYTQYLPDGANLALVVQKIGATTPVIDYHSQQMALPASTMKVITALAALLQLGPDYRFHTQLESKGSVSNGTLQGDLVARFGGDPTLTRQDLRNMVATLKKQGVNHIDGNLVIDTSVFASHDKAPGWPWNDMTQCFSAPPAAAIVDRNCFSVSLYSAPKAGDNAFIRVASFYPVNMFSQVRTLAKGSPEAQYCELDVVPGELNRFTLTGCMTQRSEPLPLAFAIQDGASYAGALLKAELRAADIDYSGHLLRQTRVTPPATVLAQTQSAPLHDLLKIMLKKSDNMIADTVFRTIGHERFGVPGTWRAGSDAVRQILRQKANVDLGNSIQVDGSGLSRHDLISPATMMQVLQYIAKNDRELNYISMLPLAGYDGTLRYRGGLHEAGVDGKVSAKTGSLQGVYNLAGFMTTASGQRVAFVQYLSGYAVPPEDQRQRRIPLVRFESRLYKDVYQNN comes from the coding sequence ATGCGATTTTCACGAATTGTTACCGCTCTGGCCTGCGCATTTGTGCTAAATGCTCAGGCGGGTTCGGTTGAAGACTATACCCAATATCTGCCGGATGGCGCGAACCTGGCGTTAGTTGTGCAAAAAATAGGCGCCACTACCCCTGTTATTGATTATCACAGCCAACAAATGGCGCTGCCTGCCAGTACCATGAAGGTGATAACCGCGTTGGCGGCGCTGCTTCAGCTTGGGCCAGATTACCGTTTCCATACGCAGCTTGAGAGTAAAGGCTCGGTGAGTAATGGCACCCTTCAGGGGGATCTGGTGGCGCGGTTTGGCGGCGATCCCACGCTGACGCGGCAGGATCTGCGCAACATGGTAGCTACCCTGAAAAAGCAGGGCGTCAATCATATTGATGGTAATCTGGTTATCGACACCTCGGTGTTTGCCAGCCATGACAAAGCGCCGGGCTGGCCCTGGAACGATATGACCCAGTGCTTCAGCGCCCCGCCCGCTGCCGCTATCGTTGACCGTAACTGCTTCTCTGTCTCGCTTTACAGCGCGCCTAAGGCAGGGGATAACGCATTTATCCGCGTGGCGTCGTTCTATCCGGTGAACATGTTCAGCCAGGTCCGTACGCTGGCAAAGGGCTCGCCGGAGGCGCAGTATTGTGAACTGGATGTCGTGCCGGGTGAACTGAACCGCTTTACGCTCACCGGCTGTATGACACAGCGCTCAGAGCCGCTGCCGTTGGCTTTTGCCATTCAGGATGGCGCCAGCTATGCGGGCGCACTGCTTAAAGCAGAGTTGCGGGCTGCAGATATCGACTATTCAGGCCATCTGCTGCGTCAGACGCGGGTAACGCCTCCGGCTACGGTGCTGGCCCAAACGCAGTCTGCTCCCCTGCACGATCTGCTGAAGATTATGCTGAAGAAGTCAGACAACATGATCGCGGATACCGTTTTCCGCACTATCGGTCATGAACGCTTTGGCGTACCGGGCACCTGGCGTGCCGGATCTGATGCTGTTCGTCAGATCCTGCGTCAAAAAGCGAACGTGGATTTAGGTAACAGCATCCAGGTAGATGGATCCGGGCTTTCGCGCCACGATCTGATTTCCCCTGCTACCATGATGCAAGTGTTGCAGTACATTGCAAAAAACGATCGGGAGCTGAATTATATCTCTATGTTGCCGCTTGCAGGCTATGACGGAACGTTACGTTATCGCGGAGGTCTTCATGAAGCAGGCGTTGACGGCAAGGTATCGGCCAAGACCGGCTCCCTGCAGGGTGTGTACAACCTTGCTGGCTTTATGACCACGGCCAGCGGGCAGCGCGTGGCATTTGTCCAGTATCTCTCGGGCTATGCTGTCCCGCCGGAAGATCAGCGCCAGCGTCGTATCCCGCTGGTGCGCTTTGAAAGCCGGCTCTATAAGGATGTTTACCAGAACAACTGA
- the greA gene encoding transcription elongation factor GreA, with protein MNQIPMTLRGADKLREELEELKTIKRPRIIASIADAREHGDLKENAEYHAAREEQGFCEGRIQEIEAKLSNAQVIDVTKMNANGRVIFGSTVTVLNLDTDEESTYRIVGDDEADFKQNLISVNSPMARGLIGKEVDDVTIVKTPGGDVEYEILKIEYL; from the coding sequence ATGAATCAGATTCCGATGACGTTAAGGGGCGCGGACAAACTGCGTGAAGAGCTCGAAGAGCTGAAAACCATTAAACGCCCCAGAATTATTGCCTCAATTGCTGATGCCCGTGAGCACGGCGACTTAAAAGAGAACGCTGAGTATCACGCTGCGCGTGAAGAGCAGGGCTTTTGTGAAGGTCGTATTCAGGAGATTGAGGCTAAGCTCTCTAATGCTCAGGTGATCGACGTCACTAAAATGAACGCGAACGGTCGGGTGATCTTCGGTTCAACCGTGACCGTATTGAACCTGGATACGGACGAAGAGTCGACTTATCGCATTGTTGGCGATGATGAAGCTGACTTTAAGCAAAATCTGATTTCTGTTAACTCGCCAATGGCGCGTGGCCTGATTGGTAAAGAAGTCGATGATGTGACCATCGTCAAAACGCCCGGCGGTGACGTCGAGTATGAAATTCTGAAGATAGAATATCTTTAA
- the yhbY gene encoding ribosome assembly RNA-binding protein YhbY, with protein MNLSTKQKQHLKGLAHPLKPVVMLGNNGLTEGVLAEIEQALEHHELIKVKIATEDRETKALVVEAIVRETKAANVQVIGKTLVLYRPTKERKIALPR; from the coding sequence ATGAATCTGAGTACCAAACAAAAACAACACCTCAAAGGACTGGCCCATCCGCTGAAGCCTGTGGTCATGCTGGGCAACAACGGTTTGACCGAAGGGGTGCTGGCCGAGATCGAACAAGCACTGGAGCACCACGAGCTCATCAAGGTGAAAATCGCTACGGAAGACCGTGAGACGAAAGCACTGGTTGTTGAGGCTATCGTGCGCGAAACCAAAGCAGCAAACGTGCAGGTTATCGGCAAGACGCTGGTACTGTACCGTCCAACGAAGGAACGCAAGATCGCTCTTCCTCGCTGA
- the rlmE gene encoding 23S rRNA (uridine(2552)-2'-O)-methyltransferase RlmE has protein sequence MTGKKRSASSSRWLQEHFSDKYVLQAQKKGLRSRAWFKLDEIQQGDKLFKPGMTVVDLGAAPGGWSQYVVTQIGSQGRVIGCDILPMDPIAGVDFLQGDFRDELVMKALLERVGDNKVQVVMSDMAPNMTGTPAVDIPRSMYLVELALEMCRDVLAPGGSFLVKVFQGDGFEDYLREIRSLFTKVKIRKPDASRSRSREVYIVATGRKL, from the coding sequence ATGACTGGTAAAAAGCGTTCGGCCAGTTCCAGCCGCTGGCTACAGGAACACTTTAGCGATAAATATGTGCTTCAGGCACAGAAAAAAGGGCTGCGTTCGCGTGCCTGGTTTAAACTTGATGAAATACAGCAAGGTGACAAGCTGTTCAAGCCGGGTATGACCGTGGTTGACCTGGGTGCTGCACCCGGCGGCTGGTCTCAGTATGTGGTGACACAGATTGGGTCACAGGGCCGCGTCATTGGTTGTGATATCCTGCCGATGGATCCTATCGCCGGTGTCGATTTCCTTCAGGGCGATTTTCGTGATGAACTGGTGATGAAAGCCCTGCTGGAACGCGTTGGCGACAATAAAGTGCAGGTTGTGATGTCCGATATGGCGCCCAACATGACAGGAACGCCCGCGGTAGATATTCCCCGCTCGATGTATTTAGTTGAGCTTGCGCTGGAAATGTGTCGAGATGTACTGGCACCTGGCGGCAGTTTTTTAGTGAAAGTGTTTCAGGGAGATGGCTTTGAAGATTACCTCCGGGAAATTCGCTCCCTGTTTACGAAAGTAAAAATTCGTAAGCCGGACGCTTCGCGCTCTCGATCGCGTGAAGTGTACATTGTAGCGACAGGGCGCAAACTATAG
- the ftsH gene encoding ATP-dependent zinc metalloprotease FtsH, translated as MAKNLILWLVIAVVLMSVFQSFGPSESNGRRVDYSTFLSEVNQDQVREARINGREINVVKKDSNKYTTYIPVNDPKLLDNLLTKNVKVVGEPPEEPSLLASIFISWFPMLLLIGVWIFFMRQMQGGGGKGAMSFGKSKARMLTEDQIKTTFADVAGCDEAKDEVAELVEYLREPSRFQKLGGKIPKGVLMVGPPGTGKTLLAKAIAGEAKVPFFTISGSDFVEMFVGVGASRVRDMFEQAKKAAPCIIFIDEIDAVGRQRGAGLGGGHDEREQTLNQMLVEMDGFEGNEGIIVIAATNRPDVLDPALLRPGRFDRQVVVGLPDVRGREQILKVHMRRVPLATDVEASVIARGTPGFSGADLANLVNEAALFAARGNKRVVSMVEFEKAKDKIMMGAERRSMVMTESQKESTAYHEAGHAIIGRLVPEHDPVHKVTIIPRGRALGVTFFLPEGDAISASRQKLESQISTLYGGRLAEEIIYGVEHVSTGASNDIKVATSIARNMVTQWGFSEKLGPLLYAEEEGEVFLGRSVAKAKHMSDETARIIDQEVKSLVEGNYQRARRILNENMDILHAMKDALMKYETIDAPQIDDLMARREVRPPQGWEDPGSSTNSDNNGTPKAPRPVDEPRTPNPGNTMSEQFGDK; from the coding sequence ATGGCGAAAAACCTGATTCTCTGGTTAGTCATCGCAGTCGTGCTGATGTCTGTATTCCAGAGCTTTGGGCCCAGCGAGTCGAATGGCCGTAGGGTTGACTACTCAACCTTCCTGTCGGAAGTGAACCAGGATCAGGTCCGCGAGGCACGTATTAACGGGCGTGAAATCAACGTTGTCAAAAAAGACAGTAACAAATACACAACTTATATCCCCGTCAACGATCCTAAGTTGCTCGATAACCTGTTGACTAAAAATGTAAAAGTCGTGGGCGAACCACCAGAAGAGCCGAGCCTGTTGGCCTCGATCTTTATCTCATGGTTCCCAATGCTGTTACTTATCGGTGTCTGGATCTTCTTTATGCGCCAGATGCAGGGCGGGGGCGGCAAAGGCGCGATGTCCTTTGGTAAAAGCAAAGCCCGCATGCTGACGGAAGATCAGATCAAGACTACCTTCGCCGATGTTGCAGGTTGCGACGAAGCGAAAGATGAAGTGGCTGAGCTGGTAGAATACCTGCGTGAGCCAAGCCGCTTCCAGAAGCTGGGTGGTAAAATTCCGAAAGGCGTACTGATGGTCGGTCCTCCGGGTACCGGTAAAACGCTGCTGGCGAAAGCCATTGCAGGCGAAGCTAAAGTGCCTTTCTTTACCATTTCCGGTTCTGACTTTGTTGAAATGTTCGTCGGTGTGGGTGCATCCCGCGTCCGTGACATGTTTGAACAGGCCAAAAAAGCGGCACCCTGCATCATCTTTATCGATGAGATCGATGCAGTAGGTCGTCAGCGTGGCGCTGGTTTAGGCGGTGGTCACGATGAACGTGAGCAGACCCTGAACCAGATGCTGGTAGAGATGGATGGTTTTGAAGGCAATGAAGGCATCATCGTTATTGCTGCTACTAACCGTCCAGACGTGCTTGACCCAGCGCTGCTGCGTCCGGGCCGTTTTGACCGTCAGGTTGTGGTCGGCCTGCCAGATGTGCGTGGACGCGAACAGATCTTGAAAGTGCATATGCGTCGTGTGCCTCTGGCTACTGATGTTGAAGCGTCAGTGATTGCCCGTGGTACGCCTGGCTTCTCCGGTGCGGATTTGGCTAACCTGGTCAACGAAGCGGCGCTGTTTGCTGCTCGTGGCAACAAACGCGTTGTCTCGATGGTCGAGTTCGAAAAAGCGAAAGATAAAATCATGATGGGTGCGGAACGCCGTTCCATGGTGATGACAGAATCGCAGAAAGAGTCCACGGCTTATCACGAAGCAGGTCACGCGATTATCGGTCGTCTGGTGCCTGAGCACGATCCGGTGCACAAAGTGACCATTATTCCTCGTGGTCGTGCGTTGGGTGTGACCTTCTTCCTGCCTGAAGGCGACGCAATCAGCGCAAGCCGTCAGAAACTGGAAAGTCAGATCTCCACGCTCTACGGTGGCCGTCTGGCGGAAGAGATCATCTACGGCGTAGAGCACGTTTCTACTGGCGCGTCTAACGACATCAAAGTAGCAACCTCTATTGCACGTAACATGGTGACGCAATGGGGCTTCTCAGAGAAACTGGGCCCGCTGTTGTATGCTGAAGAAGAGGGTGAAGTTTTCCTCGGTCGTTCAGTGGCGAAAGCGAAGCACATGTCTGATGAAACCGCACGTATCATTGACCAGGAAGTGAAATCTCTGGTTGAAGGTAACTACCAGCGTGCCCGCCGTATTCTGAATGAAAATATGGACATTCTTCATGCGATGAAAGATGCGCTGATGAAGTATGAAACCATTGATGCTCCGCAGATTGATGACCTGATGGCACGACGTGAAGTGCGTCCGCCACAAGGTTGGGAAGATCCGGGCAGCAGCACCAATTCTGATAACAACGGTACGCCAAAGGCGCCGCGCCCGGTTGATGAACCGCGCACGCCTAACCCAGGTAACACTATGTCAGAGCAGTTTGGCGACAAGTAA